Within the Leptotrichia sp. oral taxon 498 genome, the region TTAATAATTTTTTTAATTATTAATGAATGCATTATACCCTCCCCATATTTTATCAAGTTAATTTTTGTTCAATTTTAAAATAGTTTAAAATTATAATTAAAAATCAAAAAAGTTTAATTTTTTGTTTAAAATATCTTTAATATTAACATTTATAATAAATTTTTCTTTTTCAAAATTTAAAAACAAATTTACTTCCCTAATAAAAAAATAAAGAGCTCCTAAAAACCAGAAACTCTCTATTTAATTTAAAATAATTTATAATTAAATAACAAGTTAGAAATTACAATAACAAATATTACAAATAAGTACAATAAATTATTTTTTGTAAAAGTAACTAGACTTTTTCTATCTTCAATGTCTAATTTTAAGATTGAAAACATTTCCTTGTATTTTCCTTTTCCAAGTCCGATTACCAAAAATATTAGTAAAAAAATAATTAAAAATATGAAAAATAAACCAATTGACACTATAAGTATTTCAATTTTGAAAAATATTACAACCTGCGATATCTTTGTTAACGTATTTAATAAGAAGTGTAGCAAGATAGAATATTTTAATGAATATTTGTAAGCAATATAAGAAAAAATAATTCCTGTTAAGATTGCTGGAATAATCATATTTATATTAGAATGAGATACTCCAAAGAGAATCGAATTTACAATTATTGCTATTTTAATGCCATACTTTTTCAAATTATTCATTATAACTCCACGGAATACCATTTCTTCTAGTATAGGTGCCACACACAACGTCATTATTATATCAATATACAAAGGTCCTTCCACTAAAGTTGTCCGTTCTTTAAATTTAAATGTTAATGTAGTTAGTATATGGGAAATGTTTCCTACCCAAAAAGCCAATGCAAAATATATAATAAAATTTCTTATATTTAATTTTTCGTCTGTTTTAAAATATTTATATTTTTTATAAGTTTTTACAAAATAATATATTATTGGAAAACTGAGCATCCATCTATGTATTCTAAATATGAATACATATTGAAGTATTTTATTATCTGTAATTAGCGTTTTATTATTTACAAAAATCATAAAGACGAGATGAAATATATAAACTATAAATAGAACTAGAATACTCTCTTTTTTTGTATCTACTTTTAAATTTATTCTTTTTTTCAATTGCTACTGCCTCCAACTGCTTTTTTGTGATGTAGAGTTTACTTTAAAACCAGATTTAAGAATTATACTTGCTATATAATTAAAAAAGTTATAAAACTAATGTTAGATTCAAAAATTACAAAATCTAAAAAGACACTTAATTTTCAAAATTAAATTTATTCAAACGAAATCACCAATTTTTTCCGAAATGCAGCTGCCAATTTTTTTAATGTTTTTAGTGAAAGATTTGCATTTCCGTTTTCGATTTTACTTATATCTCCTTGTGTTATTCCAGTTAAGTCTGACAATTCCTTTTGTGTGATATTTTTATCCTTTCTTGCTTCAACAATTTCTTTTATAATTTGAAACTCTGCTTCAAGGCTTTCATGTTCTTTTCTAAATTCTTCATCTTTTAATTGTTCATCCAAAAAATTTTTGAAATATTTACTCATATCTTTCATTCCTTGTTATATTTTATACGATATAACTATATTTTCAAGAATTTTTAATAACTTTTTTTCATAATTCCAACAACATCTCTAACTTCATCAACCTTTTTAGTTGCAATTTCTCTCGCTTTTAATGCACCTTTTTTCAATATTTCGTTTACATAATCCATATTTTGCAAAAGTTCTTCTCTTTTTTTCTGAAATGGCGCAAAATAATCCATAAATTTGTCAAATAATTCAGTTTTAGCGTGTCCGTAACCAAAATTTCCAGCTAAAAATTTTTCTTTTAATGTATTTACTTCTTCTTCAGTCGCAAATAACGAATATAGTTTTGTTATGTTGTTATCTGGATTTTTAGGCTCTTCTAATGGTGTAGAATCTGTTACTATGTTCATTATTTGTTTTTTTAGCTGTTTTTTTGAGCCAAACATATTTATTACATTTCCGTATGATTTACTCATTTTATCTCCGTCTGTTCCTGGAACTGTTGCCACATTTTCAACTATTTTTTCTTTTGGCAATTTAAAAACTTCTTTTCCGTAAGTTTCGTTAAATTTTGTTGCTATGTCCCTTGTTATTTCAACATGCTGCTTTTGATCTTTTCCAACAGGAACTATATCTGGCGAATAAATTAGAATGTCACTTGCCATAAGTACAGGATAAGTAAATAATCCAACATTTGGTTTTATTCCTTTGGCAGTTTTATCTTTATAAGAATGAGCTCTTTCTAAAAGTCCCATCGGTGTTACATTTGATAAAATCCAAGAAAGTTCTGTGTGCTCAGGCACATCTGATTGTAAAAACAATGTCGATTTTTCAGGGTCAAGTCCCAAAGCTAAATAATCCAAAATGACATTTATTGTATTATTTTTCAAATCTTCTCCTTTTGGCGAAGATGTAAGTGCATGATAATTTGCCAAAAAATAAAAACCTTCATATTCATTTTGCAATTCCACAAACTGTTTTATCGCACCAAAATAGTTTCCTATATGCAATACTCCGCTGGGCTGAATCCCAGATAAACTTCTTTTCATAAAAACCTCCGTAATTATTTTTTATTTTATAAAATATTATAACATTAAAAAATTTTTTTGTAAAATATTTAAAAATAATATTTTTTACATATTTTTTGTGATTTATTTTTTTTTGTATTTTGAAAAAGTATTAAAAAATGTTATACTGTTTTTAAGAATAAAAATAAATTTTAATATTTTAAAGAAAGGAGATTTTTAATTTTGAAAAGAAAAAATATGATTTATTTTTTTATATTTTTTATTTTTCTTTTACTTACAAATTTAAGTTTTTCTGATGAAAAAGGAATTTTTTTAGAAAATCCGAAAGAAAATCTTGAGAAAATTTCTGATGAAAATGATAAAGATATTAAAGATATAAAAAAAGGTGATTTAAAAAAATTTGAGAAGAAAAATTTTTTGAAAAAAGAAGATAAAAATATAGATAAAAAAAGTGAAAATAAAAAAAATGAAATACCTCAAAAAGACAAGAAGATAGGTCTTGCACTTAGCGGTGGAACTGCAAAAGGACTTGCTCACATTGGAATTTTAAAAGTTTTGGACGAGGAAAAAGTTCCTGTGGAATTTATGACAGGAACGAGCATGGGAAGTATTATTGCAGGAATGTATAGTGTTGGCTATACTCCCAAAGAAATTGAAGAAATTGCAGAAAATATGGACTGGATGAAATTATTTAACGATAAAATTGAGCGACGGAATAAGGGAATTACAAGAAATATGATTGAAGATCAAAATTCAATTGTCTTGCCGCTTGGGAAAAAAGCAATGCCTAAACTACCAGTTGGCGTAGTTGGAGGAAAAACTGCAAGTCAGCAATTAAATGAACTTTTTTATGGTGCAATTGGAACTGATGACTTTACGAAATTTCCAAGAAAATTTGCGGCTGTTGCGACAGATTTAAATTCTGGAGAAGGAGTTATGATTACAAAAGGTTCGATTGCAACGGCTATTCGTGCGAGTTTGTCGCTCCCTTCAATATTTGCGCCAGTTAGAAGTGGCGATAGACTTTACATTGATGGAGGAGTTGTAAGAAATTTACCTGTGCAGGATTTAAAAGTTCTGGGAGCTGATTATACGATTGGAGTTAATGTCGGAGATGGATTTGTAAAAAGAGATGAGAATAAAATGAACTTGATTGATGTAATAACAGATTCATCAACAATTGCGGGTAGACAGGAAGTTGAGCGTCAAATTAGAATGCTTGATTTGTATATGAAACCAGATTTGGAAAAATTTGAGGCGTATGATTTTTCAAAAGTTAAGGAAATTATTGCAGCTGGTGAAAAAATTGCAAGAGATAATATTGATAAAATAAGAGAATTATCAAATCCTAAACTTTATGATGAGCTTGAAGAGAAAAGAAAAGAGTTTAGAAAAACTTGGACTGATGAATATAAAATAACGAGTATTGACATTGAAGGAAATAAAAAATATAAAGATAGTTATTTTAAAAAATTTTTACCGAAAAAACTTGGAAATATGAATCGGCTTGAAATGGAAGAAATTGTAAATGAAATTTATCAAAATGGGAATTTTACAACGGCATATTATGAAGTGAAAAATGACAAACTTGTGATTAATGTTCAAGAAAAGCCGAGCGATTATGTAACTTTGACTGGAAATGTGAACAACGAGGACAAAGCAACTATTAATTTTGGATTTCAAGGAAATAAAGTTTTAGGAGATATGAATGCCAGATATTCTTTAAACACAACAGTGGCGAATGAATACGGAGTTAATAACAGCGTAATTTTAGGAATTGGGAAAGACGATAAGGTATTAATCTTAGGAAAATTGGATTATAAAAGAGATATGATCTATAATCAAAATTCTGGAAATGGATATTATGACTTTGTAAATAAAAAATTTAGTGTGGAAACTGGGGTTGGATTTCAAATTTCAAAAAATTTATTACTTTTTGCTGGTGGAGGTTATCAAACTTCAAAAGTTGAAAAAAATCAAGACCCAAGCAAAAATGGAAAAAAGAGATTTCCTTTCTTTGAGACAAGTTTGACTTATGACACGAGAGATTCAGTTGAATCGCCTACGAGAGGAGTTTATTTGACTTCAAAATACACTTTTTCAAATTCAAAAGATGCAGATTTTAATGCATTATATCAAACAGGGGAAATAAATATTCCAATTGGTGAAAAAATAACAGTAACTCCAAAAGTTTCATATTTGACGGTAAAAGGGGAAAACATACCTGAAACATATGAGCCTAAATTGGGGGGAATAAAGACAGAAGATAATTCGCTTGAATTTTTTGGACTTCCTGCGGATAAAGTCAGAGGAGAGAGCATATTCGTCGGAAGTGTGAAACTGCAATATAATATTTCTAAAATTTTGTATGCGGATACAATGTATTCACGGGCTTACATTTCAAATGAAGGGTTTGATTTCGGAAGTCGGAAAAGAGAAAGTTATAAATTTGGATTTGGGATAAAAACACCGCTTGGACCTGGTTATTTTGGAATAGCGAAAGTTCCTGGAGAAACTTTGCGATACATTTTGAATTTTGGGTATAAACCTCAATAGTAAAAAATTTGAATTTTAATACAATTTTGGAGAAATAAAAAATGGGAAATTATGTATATTTTAACGGCAAAAATTGTGATTAAATCTTTTGAAAAGGCGAGTAAATTGGCAAATTATAAAGAGAAATTTGGAATGAATGCTGTGATTTTGAAAAAATAAAAAAAGGTTAAAAGTTTTTGTAATAAAAAGAAGGTTTTTAACAAAATAAAAAAATTAAATGTAAGAAGTGGAGAGAAAATGTATCATATAAAAGATAAGGAATTTATCAGAGGAAAAGTGCCGATGACAAAAGAAGAGATAAGAGCGGTAAGTATTGCAAAAATGGAAATTTCTGATGAAGATGTGTGTATTGATATTGGTGGCGGAACTGGCTCTGTGAGTATTGAAATGGCTAGATTTGCTAAAAATGGGCATGTTTACACGATTGAGCAAAAAGAGGAAGCTGTTGATTTAATAAAACAGAATATGGAAAAATTTGAGATAAAAAATATGACTGTAATTTCTGGGAAAGCACCAAAAGATTTACCACAAGGAATAACTTTTGATAAAGTGTTTATCGGTGGTTCAGGTGGAAATTTATCAGAAATTATCAATTATTCT harbors:
- a CDS encoding CPBP family intramembrane glutamic endopeptidase is translated as MKKRINLKVDTKKESILVLFIVYIFHLVFMIFVNNKTLITDNKILQYVFIFRIHRWMLSFPIIYYFVKTYKKYKYFKTDEKLNIRNFIIYFALAFWVGNISHILTTLTFKFKERTTLVEGPLYIDIIMTLCVAPILEEMVFRGVIMNNLKKYGIKIAIIVNSILFGVSHSNINMIIPAILTGIIFSYIAYKYSLKYSILLHFLLNTLTKISQVVIFFKIEILIVSIGLFFIFLIIFLLIFLVIGLGKGKYKEMFSILKLDIEDRKSLVTFTKNNLLYLFVIFVIVISNLLFNYKLF
- the cbiT gene encoding precorrin-6Y C5,15-methyltransferase (decarboxylating) subunit CbiT; this translates as MYHIKDKEFIRGKVPMTKEEIRAVSIAKMEISDEDVCIDIGGGTGSVSIEMARFAKNGHVYTIEQKEEAVDLIKQNMEKFEIKNMTVISGKAPKDLPQGITFDKVFIGGSGGNLSEIINYSYENLKEGGIIALNFIVLENTFEALECLKKSNFEDIDISQIIVAKNRKVKDFNMMMSENPIYVISARK
- a CDS encoding helix-turn-helix domain-containing protein encodes the protein MSKYFKNFLDEQLKDEEFRKEHESLEAEFQIIKEIVEARKDKNITQKELSDLTGITQGDISKIENGNANLSLKTLKKLAAAFRKKLVISFE
- a CDS encoding patatin-like phospholipase family protein; the encoded protein is MKRKNMIYFFIFFIFLLLTNLSFSDEKGIFLENPKENLEKISDENDKDIKDIKKGDLKKFEKKNFLKKEDKNIDKKSENKKNEIPQKDKKIGLALSGGTAKGLAHIGILKVLDEEKVPVEFMTGTSMGSIIAGMYSVGYTPKEIEEIAENMDWMKLFNDKIERRNKGITRNMIEDQNSIVLPLGKKAMPKLPVGVVGGKTASQQLNELFYGAIGTDDFTKFPRKFAAVATDLNSGEGVMITKGSIATAIRASLSLPSIFAPVRSGDRLYIDGGVVRNLPVQDLKVLGADYTIGVNVGDGFVKRDENKMNLIDVITDSSTIAGRQEVERQIRMLDLYMKPDLEKFEAYDFSKVKEIIAAGEKIARDNIDKIRELSNPKLYDELEEKRKEFRKTWTDEYKITSIDIEGNKKYKDSYFKKFLPKKLGNMNRLEMEEIVNEIYQNGNFTTAYYEVKNDKLVINVQEKPSDYVTLTGNVNNEDKATINFGFQGNKVLGDMNARYSLNTTVANEYGVNNSVILGIGKDDKVLILGKLDYKRDMIYNQNSGNGYYDFVNKKFSVETGVGFQISKNLLLFAGGGYQTSKVEKNQDPSKNGKKRFPFFETSLTYDTRDSVESPTRGVYLTSKYTFSNSKDADFNALYQTGEINIPIGEKITVTPKVSYLTVKGENIPETYEPKLGGIKTEDNSLEFFGLPADKVRGESIFVGSVKLQYNISKILYADTMYSRAYISNEGFDFGSRKRESYKFGFGIKTPLGPGYFGIAKVPGETLRYILNFGYKPQ
- the trpS gene encoding tryptophan--tRNA ligase gives rise to the protein MKRSLSGIQPSGVLHIGNYFGAIKQFVELQNEYEGFYFLANYHALTSSPKGEDLKNNTINVILDYLALGLDPEKSTLFLQSDVPEHTELSWILSNVTPMGLLERAHSYKDKTAKGIKPNVGLFTYPVLMASDILIYSPDIVPVGKDQKQHVEITRDIATKFNETYGKEVFKLPKEKIVENVATVPGTDGDKMSKSYGNVINMFGSKKQLKKQIMNIVTDSTPLEEPKNPDNNITKLYSLFATEEEVNTLKEKFLAGNFGYGHAKTELFDKFMDYFAPFQKKREELLQNMDYVNEILKKGALKAREIATKKVDEVRDVVGIMKKSY